A window of the Virgibacillus pantothenticus genome harbors these coding sequences:
- the glyQ gene encoding glycine--tRNA ligase subunit alpha — protein sequence MNIQEMILTLQKYWSEQNCILMQAYDVEKGAGTMSPMTLLRSLGPEPWNVAYVEPSRRPADGRYGENPNRLYQHHQFQVIMKPSPDNIQELYLGSLEKLGIDPLIHDIRFVEDNWENPTLGAAGLGWEVWLDGMEITQFTYFQQIGGLEANPVAVELTYGIERLASYIQDRENVFDLEWTNGVTVKDIFFQPEYEHSTYTFETSNTEMLFDLFTKYEQEAKDTMEKGLVFPAYDYVLKCSHTFNLLDAKGVISVTERTGYITRIRNLARGIAKAYVAERERLGFPMLKKEEQ from the coding sequence ATGAATATTCAAGAGATGATCTTAACTTTACAAAAATATTGGTCAGAGCAAAATTGTATTCTCATGCAGGCGTATGACGTTGAAAAGGGAGCGGGAACTATGTCACCAATGACACTGTTACGCAGCCTTGGACCCGAGCCATGGAATGTTGCTTATGTGGAGCCTTCAAGGCGACCTGCAGATGGAAGATATGGAGAAAATCCAAACAGGCTTTATCAGCATCACCAATTTCAAGTTATTATGAAGCCTTCTCCGGACAATATTCAAGAGCTGTATTTAGGATCGTTGGAAAAATTAGGCATTGACCCGCTTATCCATGATATTCGGTTTGTTGAAGATAATTGGGAAAATCCGACTTTAGGTGCAGCAGGGCTTGGATGGGAAGTGTGGCTAGATGGTATGGAAATTACGCAATTTACGTATTTTCAGCAAATCGGCGGATTAGAGGCAAATCCAGTTGCTGTGGAATTGACCTATGGGATTGAACGACTAGCCTCCTATATCCAAGATCGAGAGAATGTATTTGATTTAGAATGGACAAATGGGGTAACAGTAAAAGACATTTTTTTCCAACCAGAATATGAACATTCGACGTATACATTTGAAACATCCAATACGGAAATGTTATTTGATTTGTTTACAAAATATGAGCAAGAAGCGAAAGATACGATGGAGAAGGGTCTAGTGTTCCCTGCTTATGACTATGTGCTTAAATGCTCCCATACATTTAATTTACTAGATGCAAAAGGTGTTATCTCCGTAACAGAACGAACAGGGTATATTACAAGAATTCGCAATTTAGCAAGAGGTATCGCTAAAGCGTATGTAGCTGAAAGAGAACGACTAGGATTTCCAATGTTGAAAAAGGAGGAGCAATGA
- the glyS gene encoding glycine--tRNA ligase subunit beta, with amino-acid sequence MATDALFEIGLEELPARFIDDAEKQLHDKTAAWLETLRISFTNLTTYSTPRRLAVLIEGLAEQQMSMEEEVKGPAEKIAKDETGNWTKAAVGFTKGQGKTTDDIYTKPFNGTTYIFVKKHIEGKNTIDLLPGFKDIITSINFGKNMRWGTQTMRYARPIRWLVGLFGSAVVPFEIANVASSNTTFGHRFLGTQITINEPKNYEEQLHQQFVIVDAKKREAAILQGIRELEQEQSVHIPIDKELLNEVRNLVEFPQAFLGSYKREFLSIPEEVLIISMKEHQRYFPVRAQAGGELLPYFVGIRNGDDTSLDTVIKGNEKVLHARLSDAAFFYDEDRKRSMKEFLTKLKRVVFQEDLGTIHEKVERVIILTRLISQHIELPTADTNRAVRAAEISKFDLTTSMVNEFTELQGVMGEKYAAFYGEDAIVAQAIREHYLPKSANGALPETAVGTVVSIADKLDTIIGCISVGLVPTGSHDPYGLRRQAIGILRMVHANKWDISVEKLIELALQVYATSKVQLENQDQAATIIEDFFLHRAAYILKETGIEQDIIHAVLHQAIGNFTYSLAKAEILSSKRNDETFKLSQEAFVRVLNLAQKADSTVIDPALLKTVSEKALYEKYYSVNQAYHQSSRDAKEDLQLLEQLTEPIHQFFDQNMVMVDEDNIRKNRLALLHQIGQLIYSYADVTKIEWKQSF; translated from the coding sequence ATGGCAACAGATGCTTTATTTGAAATCGGACTGGAAGAGTTACCAGCTCGGTTTATTGATGATGCAGAGAAGCAATTACATGATAAAACAGCAGCTTGGCTTGAAACCTTGCGTATTTCATTTACGAATTTAACAACGTATTCTACACCACGTCGTTTAGCTGTACTTATTGAAGGACTTGCTGAGCAACAAATGTCCATGGAAGAAGAAGTGAAGGGACCAGCAGAGAAGATTGCAAAAGATGAGACCGGTAATTGGACAAAAGCGGCCGTTGGTTTTACGAAGGGACAAGGAAAAACAACGGATGATATTTATACAAAACCGTTTAACGGAACAACCTATATTTTTGTCAAAAAACATATTGAAGGAAAGAATACGATTGATCTCCTACCTGGATTTAAAGATATTATTACATCGATTAACTTTGGTAAAAATATGCGCTGGGGTACACAAACAATGCGGTATGCCAGACCAATTCGCTGGTTAGTTGGCTTATTTGGGTCAGCCGTTGTTCCTTTTGAAATCGCAAATGTAGCTAGTAGTAATACTACTTTTGGTCATCGGTTTTTAGGAACGCAAATAACCATTAATGAGCCGAAAAACTATGAAGAACAATTACATCAACAGTTTGTTATCGTAGATGCAAAAAAACGTGAAGCAGCAATTTTACAAGGGATACGTGAATTAGAGCAAGAACAATCGGTTCACATTCCGATTGATAAAGAATTATTGAATGAAGTAAGGAATTTGGTAGAATTTCCACAAGCATTTCTAGGCTCGTACAAACGCGAGTTTTTATCCATTCCTGAAGAAGTATTAATTATCTCAATGAAGGAACATCAACGTTATTTTCCTGTTCGAGCGCAAGCTGGAGGAGAGCTATTACCATATTTTGTCGGGATTCGTAATGGTGACGATACGTCATTGGATACGGTAATTAAAGGAAATGAGAAGGTGTTACATGCACGGTTATCTGATGCAGCGTTTTTCTATGATGAAGATCGAAAGCGTTCCATGAAAGAATTTTTAACGAAACTAAAGCGAGTTGTGTTTCAAGAAGATCTAGGAACCATTCATGAAAAGGTAGAACGCGTCATCATACTAACTCGACTCATCAGCCAGCATATTGAATTACCGACTGCAGATACTAATCGTGCTGTCCGCGCTGCAGAAATAAGTAAATTTGATTTAACTACTAGTATGGTAAATGAGTTTACCGAGCTACAAGGGGTTATGGGTGAAAAGTACGCTGCTTTTTATGGAGAAGATGCGATCGTCGCTCAAGCAATTCGCGAACACTATTTACCAAAATCTGCAAATGGTGCTTTGCCTGAAACAGCGGTAGGTACGGTTGTTAGTATCGCTGATAAATTAGATACCATCATAGGCTGTATCTCTGTTGGGCTAGTACCAACAGGATCTCATGACCCGTATGGATTGCGGCGCCAAGCAATTGGAATTTTAAGGATGGTCCATGCGAATAAATGGGATATATCTGTCGAAAAGCTTATCGAACTAGCTTTACAAGTATATGCTACTTCAAAAGTACAGCTTGAAAATCAGGATCAAGCAGCTACTATCATTGAAGATTTCTTTTTGCATCGTGCGGCTTATATTTTAAAAGAAACGGGAATTGAACAGGACATTATTCATGCCGTATTACATCAGGCGATTGGTAATTTTACGTATAGTTTAGCAAAAGCAGAAATATTATCGTCAAAACGGAATGATGAAACTTTCAAATTATCACAGGAAGCTTTTGTCCGCGTATTAAATTTAGCCCAAAAAGCAGATTCCACCGTTATTGATCCGGCATTATTAAAAACCGTTTCTGAAAAAGCGTTATATGAAAAATATTATTCCGTTAATCAAGCATATCACCAGTCAAGTCGGGATGCTAAAGAGGATTTACAACTCTTAGAACAATTAACAGAGCCGATTCACCAATTTTTCGATCAAAATATGGTGATGGTAGACGAAGATAATATTCGTAAAAATCGATTGGCATTGTTGCATCAAATTGGTCAATTAATCTATAGCTATGCAGATGTAACGAAAATCGAGTGGAAGCAAAGTTTTTGA
- a CDS encoding helix-turn-helix transcriptional regulator, whose protein sequence is MELSNRQEEIIEIVKENGPITGENIAERLRLTRATLRPDLAILTMAGFLDARPRVGYFYTGKTGNELLTEQVRKLKVHEYQHIPIVVKESVSVYDAISTMFLEDVGTLFVVDEQSCLSGVLSRKDLLRASIGKQDLNAIPVHIIMTRMPNITVCRKDDLLVDVAQKLMNKQIDGIPVVKDSKSGLEVVGRITKTTITKAFVELITDDHI, encoded by the coding sequence ATGGAATTATCAAATAGACAAGAAGAAATAATTGAAATTGTAAAGGAAAATGGTCCAATCACTGGGGAGAATATTGCTGAGCGTCTTCGTTTGACAAGAGCAACATTACGTCCAGATTTGGCTATTTTAACCATGGCGGGTTTTTTAGATGCCCGCCCTCGAGTTGGCTATTTTTACACAGGAAAAACGGGCAATGAATTGTTAACGGAACAGGTAAGAAAATTAAAAGTACATGAGTATCAACATATTCCGATTGTTGTGAAGGAAAGTGTTTCTGTATATGATGCAATCTCAACGATGTTTTTAGAAGATGTGGGTACACTTTTTGTAGTTGATGAGCAGTCTTGCCTTTCAGGAGTATTATCACGAAAGGATTTATTACGTGCAAGTATTGGGAAGCAAGATTTAAATGCCATTCCGGTGCATATCATCATGACAAGAATGCCTAATATAACAGTTTGCCGTAAAGATGATTTGTTAGTAGATGTAGCTCAAAAGCTAATGAACAAACAAATTGATGGCATCCCAGTCGTTAAAGATTCAAAGTCTGGCTTGGAAGTTGTCGGCAGAATAACAAAGACGACAATTACGAAAGCATTTGTTGAATTGATTACGGATGATCATATTTAA
- a CDS encoding pyruvate, water dikinase regulatory protein, translating into MYTQPVYVLSDSVGETAELVIKAGLSQFNHGTYKIQRIPYVEDKQTIDEALQLAVESKGLIGFTLVDPILRNYVNERAKQMNLEAIDIMGPVLKSMERVFEHAPRMEAGLVHKLDEDYFKRIEAIEFAVKYDDGRDSRGIARADIVLIGVSRTSKTPLSQYLAHKRLKVANVPIVPEVDPPEELFEVDAAKCIGLRINAEKLYEIRKERLRALGLGDQATYANMERIHKELEYFDKIVNKIGCEVIDVSNKAVEETANSIRQIVKK; encoded by the coding sequence ATGTATACGCAACCTGTATATGTATTATCTGATTCAGTGGGAGAGACTGCGGAACTAGTTATTAAGGCTGGTTTAAGTCAATTTAATCATGGAACATATAAAATTCAACGTATTCCGTACGTAGAGGATAAACAAACCATTGATGAAGCTTTACAGCTTGCTGTAGAGAGTAAGGGACTTATCGGTTTTACGCTTGTTGATCCGATTTTGAGAAACTATGTAAACGAACGGGCAAAGCAAATGAATCTTGAGGCCATTGACATTATGGGACCCGTACTCAAATCCATGGAACGTGTATTTGAGCATGCCCCACGCATGGAAGCGGGCTTGGTTCATAAGCTGGATGAAGATTATTTTAAACGGATTGAGGCGATTGAATTTGCAGTGAAATATGATGATGGACGGGATTCCAGGGGAATCGCAAGAGCAGATATTGTCCTAATCGGTGTATCCAGAACCTCCAAAACTCCTCTTTCGCAATATTTGGCACATAAACGTCTGAAAGTTGCTAACGTGCCAATCGTTCCTGAGGTCGATCCTCCCGAGGAATTGTTTGAAGTGGATGCAGCAAAATGTATAGGGCTCCGTATTAATGCTGAAAAGTTGTATGAAATTCGTAAAGAAAGATTACGGGCTTTAGGTCTTGGAGATCAGGCAACTTACGCGAACATGGAGCGTATTCATAAAGAATTGGAGTATTTTGATAAAATTGTTAATAAAATTGGCTGTGAAGTCATTGATGTATCTAATAAAGCTGTTGAGGAGACAGCCAATAGTATTAGACAGATCGTTAAAAAGTGA
- the dnaG gene encoding DNA primase: MANQIPEAIIEEIRKANDIVDIIGDYIQLKKQGKNYFGLCPFHGEKTPSFSVTQDKQIFHCFGCGKGGNVVTFLMEMEHFSFYEAIQFLAERSGISLPQNVQRQKETSLSQESQDMLSAHEWLTKLYHHLLRFTKEGKEGYAYLKERGIDEEAADAFQLGFSPNADQFTAEFLKKKGYHEQLLVKAGLLQINESGQTSDRFRGRIIFPIRNHLGKTVAFGGRAVGDYKPKYINSPESELFHKGKLLYNFDLAKRYIRKENEAVLLEGQMDVIAAYQAGVRNAVATLGTALTEFQAKLLKRYVNTVIICYDGDRAGLDAAYKAAVLLQQCGCEVRVAYLEPDMDPDSFIRTHGGQAFKDEVIKASDTFMTFYMRFLKKDYQLNLEADRIEYVEAVLKRLAMVDSPIEREYYLKELSNEFEISMDALQDEISGYREKIGINKDNQPKNRYTSSTVWNTVKSKLLPAFHNAERQLIAYMLQDESIAEKVQEKIGASFHIDAHKIIATHLYAFYEEGNEPDVSLFLEKIKETNLQREVTEIAMLPLQENISDKELNDYIQKIVANQTEKVTIQSLKEQQKAAEKQNDPIKAAQIAKQIIEINQQLKNTN; the protein is encoded by the coding sequence ATGGCTAATCAAATTCCCGAAGCAATTATAGAAGAAATTCGTAAGGCAAATGATATTGTTGATATTATAGGGGACTATATCCAGCTAAAAAAACAGGGGAAAAATTATTTTGGATTATGTCCTTTTCATGGAGAAAAGACGCCATCCTTCTCTGTAACTCAAGACAAACAAATTTTTCATTGTTTTGGCTGTGGGAAAGGTGGTAATGTTGTCACCTTTTTAATGGAAATGGAACATTTTTCATTTTACGAAGCTATCCAATTTTTAGCTGAACGAAGTGGAATTTCATTGCCGCAAAATGTACAAAGGCAAAAAGAAACTTCTTTGTCTCAGGAAAGTCAAGATATGTTATCCGCACATGAATGGTTGACGAAACTTTACCATCATTTATTGCGCTTTACGAAAGAAGGAAAGGAAGGTTATGCGTATTTAAAAGAAAGAGGGATAGATGAAGAAGCCGCAGATGCTTTTCAACTGGGCTTCAGTCCGAATGCAGATCAGTTTACAGCGGAATTTCTCAAAAAAAAGGGATATCACGAACAATTGCTTGTCAAGGCTGGTCTACTTCAGATAAATGAATCTGGGCAAACTTCTGATCGTTTTCGTGGGAGAATTATTTTTCCGATTCGTAATCATTTAGGAAAAACAGTTGCCTTTGGAGGGCGAGCAGTTGGTGATTATAAGCCGAAGTATATTAATAGCCCGGAAAGTGAATTGTTCCACAAAGGAAAATTACTTTATAATTTTGATCTGGCTAAAAGATATATTCGTAAAGAAAACGAGGCAGTTTTATTAGAAGGGCAAATGGATGTCATTGCAGCGTATCAAGCAGGAGTTCGAAATGCAGTCGCTACTCTTGGTACAGCTTTAACAGAATTTCAAGCGAAATTATTAAAACGCTATGTAAATACCGTAATTATTTGCTATGATGGGGATCGCGCCGGGTTAGATGCTGCTTACAAAGCTGCAGTCTTATTACAGCAATGCGGATGCGAAGTGAGAGTTGCATATCTGGAACCAGATATGGATCCAGACAGCTTTATTCGTACGCATGGAGGACAAGCTTTTAAAGATGAGGTAATTAAAGCAAGTGATACTTTTATGACTTTCTATATGCGATTTTTGAAGAAAGATTATCAATTAAATCTGGAAGCTGATCGCATAGAATATGTTGAAGCAGTATTAAAGCGGCTGGCTATGGTTGATAGCCCTATTGAACGGGAATATTATCTGAAAGAGCTAAGCAATGAATTTGAGATTTCCATGGATGCTTTACAAGACGAAATTTCAGGATATCGTGAAAAGATTGGAATAAATAAGGATAATCAACCAAAGAACAGATATACTAGTAGTACAGTGTGGAATACGGTAAAATCGAAATTATTACCCGCATTCCATAATGCAGAACGGCAGTTAATTGCGTATATGCTACAAGACGAAAGTATAGCGGAAAAGGTTCAAGAAAAAATTGGAGCAAGTTTTCATATAGATGCACATAAGATTATTGCTACTCATTTATATGCTTTTTACGAAGAAGGAAACGAGCCAGATGTTAGTTTGTTTTTGGAAAAAATCAAAGAAACAAACCTGCAGCGGGAAGTAACAGAAATTGCCATGTTACCGTTACAGGAAAATATAAGTGATAAGGAATTAAATGATTATATTCAAAAGATTGTAGCTAACCAGACAGAAAAGGTGACAATACAATCATTAAAAGAACAGCAAAAAGCTGCAGAAAAACAAAATGATCCTATAAAAGCAGCGCAAATTGCTAAGCAGATTATTGAAATAAATCAGCAATTGAAGAATACAAATTGA
- the rpoD gene encoding RNA polymerase sigma factor RpoD, with product MAENKPSQTKENEHELTLEQAKDQLVEIGKKRGVLAYEEIADRLSNFAIEPDHMDEFYEYLGEQGVEIIGESEEDPTMQQIAKEEEFNLNDLSVPLGIKINDPVRMYLKEIGRVDLLSAAEEIDLATRIEQGDEEAKKRLAEANLRLVVSIAKRYVGRGMLFLDLIQEGNMGLIKAVEKFDYRKGFKFSTYATWWIRQAITRAIADQARTIRIPVHMVETINKLIRVQRQLLQDLGREPTPEEIGEEMELSPEKVRDILKIAQEPVSLETPIGEEDDSHLGDFIEDQEAVSPSDHAAYELLKEQLEDVLDTLTDREENVLRLRFGLDDGRTRTLEEVGKVFGVTRERIRQIEAKALRKLRHPSRSKRLKDFLDQ from the coding sequence ATGGCCGAAAATAAGCCTTCACAAACGAAAGAAAATGAGCATGAACTCACATTAGAACAAGCAAAGGATCAGTTAGTGGAAATTGGAAAAAAACGTGGTGTTCTGGCGTATGAAGAAATAGCCGATCGGTTATCTAATTTTGCTATTGAGCCTGATCATATGGATGAATTTTATGAGTACCTTGGAGAACAGGGGGTTGAAATAATCGGTGAATCTGAAGAAGACCCTACGATGCAGCAAATAGCAAAAGAAGAAGAATTTAATTTAAATGATCTCAGTGTACCCCTAGGTATTAAAATAAATGATCCTGTTCGCATGTATTTGAAGGAAATTGGGCGTGTTGACTTATTGTCAGCAGCGGAAGAGATTGATTTGGCGACAAGAATCGAACAAGGCGATGAAGAGGCAAAAAAACGTCTTGCCGAAGCGAATCTGCGTCTAGTTGTCAGCATTGCAAAGCGCTATGTTGGGCGAGGCATGCTGTTCTTAGACTTAATTCAAGAAGGGAATATGGGTCTTATTAAAGCTGTGGAAAAATTTGATTACCGTAAAGGCTTTAAATTTAGTACCTATGCCACGTGGTGGATTAGGCAAGCCATTACTAGAGCAATAGCCGATCAAGCTAGAACGATTCGCATCCCTGTACACATGGTTGAAACCATTAACAAATTAATTCGCGTGCAGAGACAATTATTACAGGATTTAGGCAGAGAGCCAACGCCCGAAGAAATTGGTGAAGAAATGGAGCTTTCCCCAGAGAAAGTACGAGATATTTTAAAAATTGCGCAAGAGCCTGTCTCTCTTGAAACACCAATAGGTGAAGAAGATGACTCTCATTTAGGTGATTTTATTGAAGATCAAGAAGCAGTCTCTCCTTCTGATCACGCAGCTTATGAATTGCTTAAAGAACAATTGGAAGATGTATTAGATACACTTACAGATCGTGAAGAAAATGTACTTCGATTACGCTTTGGTTTAGATGATGGTCGCACTAGAACATTAGAAGAAGTAGGAAAAGTATTTGGTGTAACCCGTGAAAGAATTCGTCAAATTGAAGCAAAGGCATTACGTAAACTAAGACACCCTAGCAGAAGCAAACGATTAAAAGATTTTTTGGATCAATAA
- the cccA gene encoding cytochrome c550, translating to MKRNPVIPYALIALLGILAVIVISVVGIGQRDDIQQAAEGGGEKAEESQEGETTDDPEAVYETNCSSCHGGDLSGGMGPDLTQVGSKLSKDEIQNIIINGQGQMPAGMASEAEAQVLAEWLAEKQ from the coding sequence ATGAAGAGGAACCCTGTTATCCCTTATGCATTAATTGCACTTTTAGGGATACTTGCAGTAATTGTAATTTCAGTTGTAGGGATAGGTCAACGTGATGACATCCAACAAGCAGCAGAAGGCGGCGGGGAAAAGGCTGAAGAAAGTCAAGAAGGGGAAACGACAGATGACCCTGAAGCAGTTTACGAAACAAATTGCTCAAGTTGTCATGGTGGTGACTTATCTGGGGGAATGGGGCCAGACTTAACCCAGGTAGGTAGCAAATTATCGAAAGATGAAATCCAAAATATAATTATTAATGGACAAGGTCAAATGCCTGCTGGAATGGCTAGCGAAGCAGAAGCACAAGTGTTAGCAGAATGGTTAGCAGAAAAGCAGTAG
- a CDS encoding tRNA (adenine(22)-N(1))-methyltransferase has translation MNVKISKRLEQVASFLPKGAIFADIGSDHAYLPCYVCQKDPTAVAIAGEVNKGPYQRAVETVQAYSLQGQVEVRHGNGLEIIQANEVQQVVIAGMGGTLIRDILDRGKDKLPTTDQIIAQPNVDARAVRKWLGNHGFTITDEDIIEENGHCYEIINAKRLRISEKQNMDEKALLFGPLLLRKKPSAFYKKWEQEANKLERVLEQINQATKVDQKKQEQFMQEWKWMKEVIQDEK, from the coding sequence GTGAACGTTAAGATTTCGAAACGACTGGAGCAAGTAGCTTCATTTCTACCTAAAGGAGCAATATTTGCAGATATTGGCTCAGACCATGCATATTTACCATGCTATGTATGTCAAAAAGATCCTACGGCAGTTGCTATTGCTGGAGAAGTAAATAAAGGTCCATATCAAAGAGCAGTGGAGACAGTTCAGGCATATAGTCTTCAAGGGCAGGTTGAAGTTCGCCATGGCAATGGACTGGAAATAATACAAGCGAATGAGGTGCAGCAAGTGGTCATTGCTGGCATGGGTGGTACATTAATTCGAGATATTCTTGATAGAGGAAAAGACAAGCTACCAACCACTGACCAAATTATTGCGCAACCGAATGTAGATGCAAGAGCGGTTCGGAAATGGTTAGGTAATCATGGATTTACCATTACCGATGAAGATATAATAGAAGAGAATGGACACTGCTATGAAATAATCAACGCAAAGCGCTTAAGGATATCTGAAAAACAAAATATGGATGAGAAAGCCTTATTATTTGGTCCTTTATTATTGCGAAAAAAGCCATCAGCGTTCTACAAAAAGTGGGAACAGGAGGCAAATAAGCTGGAGCGTGTGTTAGAACAAATAAACCAAGCTACCAAAGTGGATCAAAAGAAACAGGAACAATTTATGCAAGAATGGAAATGGATGAAGGAGGTAATCCAAGATGAAAAGTGA
- a CDS encoding Nif3-like dinuclear metal center hexameric protein, which yields MKSECITGDVFQFMEQLAPRQLAYDWDPVGLQVGSHNKPVKKVMVTLDVLEAVVDEAIAENVDVIIAHHPLLFKPVQQINTTTPTGRIIQKLLTNDITVYAAHTNLDITKNGVNDALCDAIGITNTRVLVEKESEQLIKLAVYVPKTHVEEVRNAISEAGAGHIGNYSHCTFQTTGLGTFKPLKGTNPFIGSVDQLERVEEVKLESIIEQSKLPSALNAIRQSHPYEEPAYDLFPLKNEGNVYGLGRIGELTKTVDLKTFCNHVKASLKLDYLRVIGRLDKQVKTVAVLGGSGEKFIHQAKRQGADVFITGDMTFHLAQDAQEMGLAVIDAGHYAEKVMKTSVQEYLISCFSDTNVEVIVSTTNTNPFQYV from the coding sequence ATGAAAAGTGAATGCATTACTGGTGATGTCTTTCAGTTTATGGAACAACTAGCGCCGAGACAATTGGCTTATGACTGGGATCCAGTCGGCTTGCAAGTTGGGAGTCATAACAAGCCCGTAAAAAAAGTAATGGTTACTCTAGATGTACTGGAAGCTGTTGTAGATGAAGCAATAGCTGAAAATGTGGATGTTATTATCGCCCATCATCCATTATTATTTAAACCCGTTCAGCAAATTAATACAACTACACCTACTGGACGTATTATACAAAAACTGTTAACGAATGATATTACGGTATATGCTGCACATACTAATTTAGATATAACGAAAAATGGAGTAAACGATGCATTATGTGATGCTATAGGTATAACCAATACTCGTGTTCTCGTTGAAAAGGAAAGTGAACAGTTGATTAAGCTGGCTGTTTATGTTCCAAAAACACATGTTGAAGAAGTAAGAAATGCGATTAGTGAAGCGGGTGCTGGCCATATCGGAAATTACAGCCATTGTACATTTCAAACAACTGGACTAGGAACTTTTAAGCCGCTAAAAGGAACAAACCCCTTCATTGGATCTGTAGATCAGCTTGAACGAGTAGAAGAAGTAAAGCTAGAGTCTATTATTGAGCAAAGCAAATTACCTTCTGCATTAAATGCAATCCGACAATCGCACCCGTATGAAGAGCCAGCGTATGATTTGTTTCCGCTAAAAAATGAAGGAAACGTATATGGTCTAGGAAGAATAGGCGAATTAACAAAAACGGTCGATTTAAAGACGTTTTGTAACCACGTTAAAGCTTCTTTAAAGCTCGATTATTTACGTGTTATCGGAAGGTTGGACAAGCAGGTTAAAACGGTTGCGGTACTTGGAGGGAGCGGGGAAAAGTTTATTCATCAAGCTAAGAGACAAGGAGCCGATGTGTTTATAACAGGGGACATGACGTTTCATCTTGCTCAAGACGCGCAAGAAATGGGCTTGGCAGTGATAGATGCTGGACACTACGCTGAAAAAGTGATGAAAACTTCAGTGCAGGAATATTTAATATCTTGCTTTAGCGATACAAATGTAGAAGTAATTGTGTCAACAACGAATACAAATCCATTTCAATATGTGTAA